In one window of Ruminococcus albus AD2013 DNA:
- a CDS encoding AGE family epimerase/isomerase yields the protein MLINEVKKELEEHIIPFWNKLRDDENGGYYGYLSFGLELDKQADKGVILHSRILWFYSNAYMTLGGDELLDYAKHAYEFIKNNCIDYEHGGVYWMMDYKGRPADTMKHTYNIAFAIYALSSYYRASGDKVALALAYGLFDDIENNTLDEYGYREAFDREWNLVDNEALSENGLKADKTMNAILHLIEAYTELYKADGNEKVAQRLRFQLGQMRDIVFTPETNALKVFFDTAFNLVGDIHSYGHDIEATWLMDKACDVLGDDELRKEFAEMDLKISHNIQDIALEDGALNNESDKGIIDKTRVWWVQAEAVVGFINAYQHSGEEKFLVSAKSVWENIKKYVIDPREGGEWYAEVTFDHVPRESEEAVGPWKCPYHNGRMCMEVITRGVDF from the coding sequence ATGCTGATAAATGAAGTCAAAAAAGAACTGGAAGAACATATCATACCATTCTGGAACAAACTGCGTGATGACGAAAACGGCGGTTACTACGGATACCTCAGCTTCGGGCTGGAACTTGACAAACAGGCAGATAAAGGCGTGATACTCCATTCAAGGATACTCTGGTTCTACTCCAATGCCTATATGACCCTGGGCGGTGATGAACTTCTCGACTATGCAAAGCACGCCTATGAGTTCATCAAAAATAACTGTATCGACTACGAACACGGCGGCGTTTACTGGATGATGGACTATAAGGGCAGACCAGCGGATACCATGAAGCACACCTACAATATCGCCTTTGCCATATACGCCCTTTCAAGCTATTACAGGGCAAGCGGCGATAAGGTTGCCCTCGCGCTGGCTTACGGGCTTTTCGATGATATAGAAAACAATACCCTCGATGAGTACGGCTACCGCGAAGCTTTTGACAGGGAATGGAATCTCGTGGATAACGAAGCCCTCAGCGAAAACGGACTTAAAGCCGACAAGACCATGAACGCCATACTCCACCTGATAGAAGCCTATACCGAACTATACAAGGCTGACGGCAATGAAAAAGTCGCCCAAAGGCTGAGATTTCAGCTTGGTCAGATGAGGGATATCGTATTTACCCCCGAGACCAACGCACTGAAAGTTTTCTTTGATACAGCATTCAATTTAGTCGGCGATATCCATTCCTACGGTCACGATATCGAAGCCACATGGCTGATGGATAAAGCCTGTGATGTCCTCGGGGACGATGAACTCAGAAAAGAGTTCGCCGAGATGGACTTGAAGATATCCCATAACATACAGGATATCGCTCTTGAAGACGGTGCGCTGAACAACGAAAGCGATAAAGGCATTATCGACAAGACCCGCGTATGGTGGGTACAGGCGGAAGCTGTTGTGGGCTTTATAAATGCCTATCAGCACAGCGGCGAGGAAAAGTTCCTTGTATCCGCAAAAAGCGTATGGGAGAATATAAAGAAATACGTCATAGACCCCCGTGAGGGCGGCGAATGGTACGCCGAAGTCACCTTTGACCATGTTCCCCGCGAAAGCGAAGAAGCAGTAGGTCCATGGAAGTGCCCCTACCATAACGGCAGAATGTGCATGGAGGTGATAACCCGCGGCGTGGACTTCTGA
- a CDS encoding shikimate dehydrogenase family protein has protein sequence MERKYAILGESLKHTMSPPIHKRLFELKNREFTYEIIELPPEELAPHAEYLKSLAGFNITIPHKIGIISHCDKLADSAKRYNSVNCVDNKDGVHTGYNTDCDGFLATINAMGADLGGKVLLIGCGGVGRMMAIEAALAGAELFIAVLESDIHLAEQAVKEITAMKPDARVSIVKNTEIDTSVSYDLLMNACPVGMYPKINGCPVSDEVINASKAVFDVIYNPRETVLIKKARAQGKKAAGGMAMLVWQAVKAHEIWDGDIYSDDEVQSIITEMELQVEKDFPTA, from the coding sequence ATGGAAAGAAAATACGCTATACTCGGCGAAAGCCTGAAACATACAATGTCACCGCCGATACACAAAAGACTGTTTGAACTCAAAAACAGAGAGTTCACCTATGAGATAATCGAACTCCCACCCGAGGAGCTTGCTCCCCATGCGGAATATCTCAAAAGTCTCGCAGGATTCAATATCACTATCCCCCATAAGATAGGCATAATCTCCCACTGCGATAAGCTGGCGGATTCTGCAAAGAGATATAACTCCGTAAACTGCGTCGATAATAAGGACGGCGTACATACAGGCTATAATACCGACTGCGACGGTTTCCTCGCAACGATAAATGCAATGGGCGCAGACCTCGGCGGCAAGGTGCTGCTGATAGGCTGCGGCGGTGTCGGCAGAATGATGGCTATCGAAGCCGCACTCGCAGGTGCTGAACTCTTTATAGCCGTTCTCGAAAGCGATATCCACCTTGCTGAACAGGCTGTAAAGGAAATAACCGCCATGAAGCCCGATGCCAGAGTATCTATCGTCAAGAATACCGAGATAGATACCTCTGTAAGCTATGACCTGCTGATGAACGCCTGCCCTGTGGGTATGTACCCAAAAATAAACGGCTGTCCCGTCAGCGATGAAGTTATAAACGCAAGCAAGGCGGTTTTCGATGTTATATACAACCCCCGCGAGACCGTGCTCATCAAAAAGGCGAGAGCACAGGGCAAAAAAGCCGCAGGCGGTATGGCTATGCTGGTATGGCAGGCAGTTAAAGCCCATGAGATATGGGACGGCGATATCTACTCCGACGATGAAGTCCAGAGCATCATAACCGAAATGGAACTCCAGGTCGAAAAGGATTTCCCGACAGCATAA
- a CDS encoding deoxycytidylate deaminase, whose translation MKRQDYLSWDEYFMGIAHLSARRSKDPSTQVGACIVSEENKILSVGYNGMPTGCSDDDMPWDREGDFLETKYPFVCHAELNAILNRSTGSLKNARIYVSLFPCNECAKAIIQSGIKEVIYGDDKYADTDGVRASKKMFNMAGVKLRKYENTNRVIKIEL comes from the coding sequence ATGAAAAGACAGGATTATCTCAGCTGGGACGAGTACTTCATGGGCATAGCACATCTTTCAGCCCGCAGAAGCAAGGACCCCAGCACACAGGTGGGTGCCTGTATAGTATCAGAGGAAAATAAGATACTGTCGGTAGGCTATAACGGTATGCCGACAGGCTGCAGCGATGATGATATGCCGTGGGACAGAGAGGGCGACTTCCTTGAGACCAAGTACCCCTTTGTATGCCACGCAGAACTCAACGCCATACTCAACCGTTCAACGGGGAGCCTGAAAAATGCGAGGATATACGTATCCCTGTTCCCCTGCAACGAATGTGCCAAAGCGATAATCCAGAGCGGTATAAAAGAAGTCATATACGGTGACGATAAATATGCCGATACCGACGGAGTGAGGGCATCGAAGAAGATGTTCAACATGGCAGGAGTAAAACTGCGTAAGTATGAGAACACGAATAGGGTCATCAAAATAGAGCTGTAA